A window of Corallococcus macrosporus DSM 14697 contains these coding sequences:
- the sinM gene encoding signal integration modulator SinM → MRLALLSVLLLGVACSSDKPPTQDRRDAGTGTEDAGSEDAGSGDAGCEPLAPGLGTPLLTGLNTPRRLAVDGADLYIVESHSLNPQQPQPGPGRLLQLPRAGGDAVPVATGFRAPDALAVTPDALYVLDLDGLWRVDKATGEKDARPLDATVNNVTIGGTEVLPARLGDRDVLVIATAHRRLVRVEASGGNRQELYAGTGYTQVRGARVVGQDVWFLVAASETPGLYSVPLDGSAPATLRDGSITAGTSLEVTPTHFLVTEGGGGNGRVLRLPREGGAAEVVATDLQGPAFPVELHGTLYFKDVSTGGADFLRRVSVCSAGGAVESVGPEGVGPGGLVVDGDTLLYTSQESGTGGVVGRVP, encoded by the coding sequence ATGAGACTCGCGCTCCTGTCCGTCCTGCTGCTGGGTGTTGCTTGCTCCTCCGACAAGCCTCCAACGCAGGACCGGCGGGACGCGGGCACGGGCACCGAGGACGCGGGCAGCGAGGACGCGGGCAGCGGTGACGCGGGCTGTGAGCCGTTGGCTCCGGGCCTGGGGACGCCGCTGCTCACCGGCTTGAACACGCCCCGCCGGCTCGCGGTGGACGGCGCGGACCTCTACATCGTGGAGTCCCACTCGCTGAATCCCCAGCAGCCGCAGCCGGGGCCCGGTCGGCTCCTCCAACTGCCACGTGCGGGCGGTGACGCGGTGCCCGTGGCCACGGGCTTCCGGGCGCCGGACGCCCTCGCCGTCACCCCGGACGCCCTCTACGTGCTCGACCTGGACGGGCTGTGGCGGGTGGACAAGGCCACGGGCGAGAAGGACGCGCGGCCGCTCGACGCCACGGTGAACAACGTCACCATCGGCGGCACGGAGGTCCTGCCCGCGCGGCTGGGCGACCGGGACGTGCTCGTCATCGCGACGGCGCACCGCCGGCTGGTGCGCGTGGAGGCCTCGGGCGGCAACCGCCAGGAGCTCTACGCGGGCACGGGCTACACCCAGGTGCGAGGGGCGCGGGTGGTGGGCCAGGACGTCTGGTTCCTGGTCGCCGCGAGCGAGACGCCCGGCCTCTACAGCGTGCCCTTGGATGGCAGCGCCCCGGCGACGCTGCGCGACGGCAGCATCACCGCGGGCACCTCGCTGGAGGTGACGCCCACGCACTTCCTCGTCACCGAGGGAGGCGGCGGCAACGGCCGCGTGCTGCGCCTGCCCCGTGAAGGCGGCGCGGCGGAGGTCGTTGCCACGGACCTCCAGGGGCCCGCCTTCCCCGTGGAGCTGCACGGGACGCTCTACTTCAAGGACGTCAGCACGGGCGGCGCGGACTTCCTGCGCCGCGTGAGCGTCTGCTCGGCCGGTGGCGCCGTCGAGAGTGTGGGCCCGGAGGGCGTGGGCCCCGGCGGGCTGGTGGTGGACGGCGACACGCTGCTCTACACGTCCCAGGAGAGCGGCACCGGCGGCGTCGTGGGCCGCGTGCCCTGA
- the encC gene encoding encapsulin nanocompartment cargo protein EncC, producing MPQTNPFHSLVPRKMTDTELARSIRLNIEAELDAINLYAAHIDATDNEDAKAILQHVMDEEREHAALFWELIARLDPEQAAHAKEAVEKYRLITSGASHEAVEAVGKEGAEPSPADVTPEKRLTVGSLRR from the coding sequence ATGCCGCAGACCAACCCGTTCCACTCGTTGGTTCCCCGCAAGATGACGGACACGGAGTTGGCCCGCTCCATCCGGCTCAACATCGAGGCGGAGCTGGACGCCATCAACCTCTACGCCGCCCACATCGACGCGACGGACAACGAGGACGCCAAGGCCATCCTCCAGCACGTCATGGACGAGGAGCGCGAGCACGCGGCCCTCTTCTGGGAGCTCATCGCCCGGTTGGACCCGGAGCAGGCCGCGCACGCGAAGGAGGCCGTGGAGAAGTACCGGCTCATCACCTCGGGCGCCTCGCACGAGGCCGTGGAGGCGGTGGGCAAGGAGGGCGCGGAGCCGTCTCCGGCGGACGTCACCCCGGAGAAGCGACTGACGGTGGGCAGCCTGCGGCGCTAG
- the groL gene encoding chaperonin GroEL (60 kDa chaperone family; promotes refolding of misfolded polypeptides especially under stressful conditions; forms two stacked rings of heptamers to form a barrel-shaped 14mer; ends can be capped by GroES; misfolded proteins enter the barrel where they are refolded when GroES binds) — MAAKEIFFHQSAREAILRGVRILSDAVAVTLGPKGRNVVIEKSFGSPTITKDGVTVAKEIDLENKFENMGAQMVKEVASKTSDKAGDGTTTATVLARAIYEEGLKLVAAGHSPMDLKRGIDKAVEVVVGELRTLSKPTADKKAITQVGTISANGDETIGVIIADAMEKVGKEGVITVEEAKGLETTLDVVEGMQFDRGYVSPYFVTNRERMEAVLDDPYILISEKKVSSMQDMIPLLEQVARAGKPLLIIADDIEGEALATLVVNKIRGVLNVCAVKAPGFGDRRKEMLQDIAVLTGGTVVSEDLGHKFETLTLTDLGRSKRATVDKDNTTIVDGVGTKAAIEGRIKLIRTQIESVTSDYDREKLQERLAKLVGGVAVINVGAATETEMKEKKARVEDALHATRAAVEEGIVPGGGVAYLRALPALEKLKLGGEQDFGVAIIVRALQEPLRKIASNAGVEGAVVINKVREGTGAFGYNARTETYEDLEKAGVIDPTKVERTALQNAASVASLLLTTEAMVAERPKGKAKAGAGAGTPDYGGDDMDY; from the coding sequence ATGGCAGCGAAGGAGATTTTCTTCCATCAGTCCGCGCGTGAGGCCATCCTGCGCGGCGTCCGCATCCTGTCGGACGCGGTCGCGGTGACCCTCGGCCCCAAGGGCCGCAACGTGGTCATCGAGAAGAGCTTCGGCTCCCCCACGATCACCAAGGACGGCGTCACCGTCGCCAAGGAGATCGACCTCGAGAACAAGTTCGAGAACATGGGCGCGCAGATGGTGAAGGAGGTCGCGTCCAAGACCTCCGACAAGGCCGGCGACGGCACCACCACCGCCACGGTGCTGGCGCGCGCCATCTATGAGGAGGGCCTCAAGCTGGTGGCCGCCGGCCACAGCCCCATGGACCTCAAGCGCGGCATCGACAAGGCCGTCGAGGTCGTCGTGGGCGAGCTGCGGACCCTGTCCAAGCCCACCGCCGACAAGAAGGCCATCACCCAGGTGGGCACCATCTCCGCCAACGGGGATGAGACCATCGGCGTCATCATCGCGGACGCGATGGAGAAGGTGGGCAAGGAGGGCGTCATCACCGTCGAGGAGGCGAAGGGCCTCGAGACGACGCTCGACGTGGTCGAGGGCATGCAGTTCGACCGCGGCTACGTGTCCCCGTACTTCGTGACCAACCGCGAGCGGATGGAGGCCGTCCTGGACGACCCCTACATCCTCATCAGCGAGAAGAAGGTCTCGTCGATGCAGGACATGATTCCGCTGCTCGAGCAGGTGGCCCGCGCCGGCAAGCCGCTGCTCATCATCGCCGACGACATCGAGGGCGAGGCCCTGGCCACCCTGGTGGTCAACAAGATCCGCGGCGTGCTGAACGTGTGCGCGGTGAAGGCCCCCGGCTTTGGTGACCGCCGCAAGGAGATGCTGCAGGACATCGCCGTCCTCACCGGCGGCACGGTGGTCAGCGAGGACCTGGGCCACAAGTTCGAGACGCTGACGCTGACCGACCTGGGCCGCTCCAAGCGCGCCACGGTGGACAAGGACAACACCACCATCGTGGACGGCGTGGGCACGAAGGCGGCCATCGAGGGCCGCATCAAGCTCATCCGGACGCAGATTGAGTCCGTCACCAGCGACTACGACCGCGAGAAGCTCCAGGAGCGGCTGGCGAAGCTGGTGGGCGGCGTGGCCGTCATCAACGTCGGCGCGGCCACCGAGACGGAGATGAAGGAGAAGAAGGCCCGCGTCGAGGACGCGCTGCACGCGACCCGCGCGGCCGTCGAAGAGGGCATCGTCCCTGGCGGCGGCGTGGCCTACCTCCGCGCGCTGCCCGCGCTGGAGAAGCTGAAGCTGGGCGGCGAGCAGGACTTCGGCGTGGCCATCATCGTGCGCGCGCTCCAGGAGCCGCTGCGGAAGATCGCCAGCAACGCCGGCGTCGAGGGCGCCGTGGTCATCAACAAGGTCCGCGAGGGCACCGGCGCGTTCGGCTACAACGCCCGCACGGAGACCTACGAGGACCTGGAGAAGGCCGGCGTCATCGACCCGACGAAGGTGGAGCGCACCGCGCTGCAGAACGCCGCCTCCGTGGCGTCCCTGCTGCTGACCACCGAGGCCATGGTCGCCGAGCGCCCGAAGGGCAAGGCCAAGGCTGGCGCTGGCGCCGGCACGCCGGACTACGGCGGCGACGACATGGACTACTGA
- a CDS encoding metallopeptidase family protein codes for MGTRTSKRAGVGGMEALDAAAVAFETGDFEAALTAADRVLAQSPDALAALHLRAAALVELGRLEEAGRAFGAALRVGPEDMEVLLGTADCLICRAGEDREAVEEGLGFCAKGKRLAQKAGDVELLFEFLLLEGMGLNQVGDCRAALTSLDAALGHLPRSVDAQVERGIALFELCRFDEAKAAFDKVLKDAPDEAWAHQYLGLLAERRGDEKEAQRRFAKAQALVPAEFFPPVELGEAEFDRAVEAAVQSLPRHAKQYLDNVTIAVEDLPADDDLLSEDPPLSPSILGVFRGLAVGERSVTNAFDHVPAAIVLYQKNLERFARTREELIEQIGITVMHEVGHLMGLDEDDLWQRGLD; via the coding sequence ATGGGGACGCGGACGTCGAAGCGAGCGGGGGTGGGCGGGATGGAGGCGCTGGACGCCGCGGCGGTGGCCTTCGAGACGGGGGACTTCGAGGCGGCCCTGACCGCCGCCGACCGCGTCCTGGCCCAGTCCCCGGACGCGCTGGCGGCCCTGCACCTGCGCGCCGCCGCCCTGGTGGAGCTGGGGCGCCTGGAGGAAGCCGGCCGGGCCTTTGGCGCCGCGCTGAGGGTGGGCCCCGAGGACATGGAGGTGCTCCTGGGCACCGCGGACTGCCTCATCTGCCGCGCGGGCGAGGACCGGGAGGCCGTGGAGGAAGGCCTGGGCTTCTGCGCGAAGGGCAAGCGCCTGGCGCAGAAGGCCGGCGACGTGGAGCTGCTCTTCGAGTTCCTCCTCCTGGAGGGCATGGGCCTGAACCAGGTGGGAGACTGCCGCGCGGCCCTGACGAGCCTGGACGCGGCGCTGGGGCACCTGCCGCGCTCGGTGGACGCGCAGGTGGAGCGGGGCATCGCCCTGTTCGAGCTGTGCCGCTTCGACGAGGCGAAGGCCGCCTTCGACAAGGTGCTGAAGGACGCCCCGGACGAGGCGTGGGCCCATCAGTATCTGGGGCTGCTGGCGGAGCGGCGAGGCGACGAGAAGGAGGCCCAGCGCCGCTTCGCCAAGGCCCAGGCGCTGGTGCCGGCGGAGTTCTTCCCGCCGGTGGAGCTGGGCGAGGCCGAGTTCGACCGCGCGGTGGAGGCCGCGGTGCAGTCCCTGCCCCGCCACGCGAAGCAGTACCTGGACAACGTCACCATCGCGGTGGAGGACCTGCCGGCGGACGACGACCTGCTGAGCGAGGACCCGCCCCTGTCACCGAGCATCCTCGGGGTGTTCCGGGGCCTGGCGGTGGGCGAGCGGAGCGTGACGAACGCGTTCGACCACGTGCCCGCGGCCATCGTGCTGTACCAGAAGAACCTGGAGCGCTTCGCCCGCACCCGCGAGGAGCTCATCGAGCAGATTGGCATCACCGTGATGCACGAGGTCGGTCACCTCATGGGACTGGATGAGGATGACCTGTGGCAACGGGGGCTGGACTGA
- the sinK gene encoding hybrid histidine protein kinase/response regulator SinK has protein sequence METPAPLAQLLQAVEAGDLTAARTAAAALQRAGAHASQLAAEVLHELRQPLLGVKAYAQLLAEDGAAPGPLRLLLSQVERMEQIVSDFIRLSSERPASQQRLSLAAPIWAAAKHFSINPDSSRISLEVEAPEDITIQGNARLIEQLTLNLLNNARDAMSGRGRVKVVLTTEGASPALYVADWGPGIPEELRARIFEPYVTANKRGTGLGLSVCQRIAREHHARLELAPPSVLRDVPPPATVFRVLFPATDAPPAQKQRLLVVDDEIIIRMVFRDLMGKECEVIEAASAEEALDLLHQAPVDLIVTDKNLPGMSGLELAQQARRLHTGSRVILMTGYPSLVTTQQALELGVVDYLLKPFDDIREVRGLLRSTLARRPAPAPLETDPAMRRVDVLEDNPAAAAQITHALTLVGLEARILTTTELAALAPPAGVVVSWDFSPAYGRKALELGKALAQGAPFVVLAEHLTMETALESLRAGAAACLPKLMSDATALSRELNRAFKREAP, from the coding sequence ATGGAAACACCCGCGCCGCTCGCCCAACTGCTCCAGGCCGTGGAGGCAGGGGACCTGACGGCCGCGCGAACAGCGGCGGCGGCACTGCAACGTGCGGGGGCACACGCGTCACAGCTCGCGGCGGAGGTGCTGCACGAGCTGCGGCAGCCGCTGCTCGGCGTGAAGGCGTATGCCCAGCTCCTGGCGGAGGATGGCGCCGCCCCCGGGCCGCTGCGCCTGCTGCTGTCGCAGGTGGAGCGGATGGAGCAGATCGTCTCCGACTTCATCCGCCTGTCGAGCGAGCGGCCGGCCTCGCAGCAGCGCCTCTCCCTGGCCGCCCCCATCTGGGCGGCGGCGAAGCACTTCAGCATCAACCCGGACTCCTCGCGCATCTCCCTGGAGGTGGAGGCCCCGGAGGACATCACCATCCAGGGCAACGCGCGGCTCATCGAGCAGCTCACCCTGAACCTGCTCAACAACGCGCGAGACGCCATGTCGGGGCGCGGCCGGGTGAAGGTGGTGCTCACCACCGAGGGCGCCTCCCCTGCCCTCTACGTGGCGGACTGGGGCCCCGGCATCCCCGAGGAGCTGCGCGCGCGCATCTTCGAGCCCTACGTCACCGCCAACAAGCGCGGCACCGGCCTGGGCCTGTCGGTGTGTCAGCGCATCGCCCGTGAGCACCACGCGCGGCTCGAGCTGGCCCCGCCGAGCGTCCTCCGCGACGTCCCGCCCCCCGCCACCGTGTTCCGGGTGCTCTTCCCCGCCACGGACGCGCCGCCCGCGCAGAAGCAGCGGCTGCTGGTGGTGGATGACGAAATCATCATCCGCATGGTCTTCCGGGACCTGATGGGCAAGGAGTGCGAGGTCATCGAGGCGGCCAGCGCCGAGGAGGCCCTGGACCTGCTGCACCAGGCCCCGGTGGACCTCATCGTCACCGACAAGAACCTGCCCGGGATGTCCGGCCTGGAGCTGGCGCAGCAGGCGCGGCGGCTGCACACGGGCTCGCGCGTCATCCTGATGACGGGCTACCCCTCGCTGGTGACGACGCAGCAGGCGCTGGAGCTGGGCGTGGTGGACTACCTGCTCAAGCCCTTCGACGACATCCGCGAGGTGCGCGGCCTGCTGCGCTCCACGCTGGCCCGGCGGCCCGCGCCCGCGCCGCTGGAGACGGACCCCGCGATGCGCCGGGTGGACGTGCTGGAGGACAACCCGGCGGCGGCGGCGCAAATCACCCACGCCCTGACCCTGGTGGGGCTGGAGGCGCGCATCCTGACGACGACGGAGCTGGCCGCGCTGGCGCCGCCCGCGGGCGTGGTGGTGAGCTGGGACTTCTCGCCCGCCTATGGCCGCAAGGCGCTGGAGCTGGGCAAGGCGCTGGCCCAGGGCGCGCCCTTCGTCGTGCTGGCCGAGCACCTCACGATGGAGACGGCGCTGGAGTCCCTGCGCGCGGGCGCCGCGGCGTGCCTGCCCAAGTTGATGTCCGATGCCACGGCGCTCAGCCGCGAGCTGAACCGCGCCTTCAAACGAGAGGCCCCATGA
- a CDS encoding chemotaxis protein CheW: MSPFESGRRLCLLVEAGETRYAVEATSVMEVAMPGANGSSLRGVLEVKDLCALLGGPPEEGPGMVVVLDVSPTLAVRVRSVVEVADVARAPFFLLPPGLADSLAPLSRGAVLHKSRLYLELIAEALPHRVGSMAAAVSARPVHWAEAAPERALVFESQGGLFGVPLGLVSQVISRGEAFSVLPVQSGPVAGIFPHDQVLWPVCSVPALLGAEPLPEPFIVLTELAGRNVGLTATRVLGVLQRFEPDDTAGSFRAPGLSEPVAFLDLQRMFS, encoded by the coding sequence GTGTCCCCCTTCGAAAGCGGCCGTCGGCTCTGTCTTCTCGTAGAGGCCGGGGAAACCCGTTACGCCGTGGAAGCGACGTCTGTCATGGAAGTAGCGATGCCGGGCGCCAACGGGAGCAGCTTGCGGGGTGTGCTGGAGGTGAAGGACCTCTGCGCGCTCCTGGGGGGACCTCCGGAGGAGGGGCCGGGCATGGTGGTGGTGCTCGACGTGAGCCCCACGCTGGCGGTGCGCGTGCGCTCCGTGGTGGAGGTGGCGGACGTGGCCCGCGCGCCCTTCTTCCTGCTGCCACCGGGGCTGGCGGATTCGTTGGCCCCGTTGAGCCGGGGCGCGGTGCTGCACAAGTCGCGGCTGTACCTGGAGCTCATCGCGGAGGCGCTGCCACACCGGGTGGGTTCCATGGCGGCGGCCGTTTCCGCCCGGCCCGTGCATTGGGCGGAGGCCGCGCCGGAGCGGGCGCTCGTGTTCGAGTCCCAGGGCGGGCTCTTCGGCGTTCCGCTGGGCCTGGTGTCCCAGGTCATCAGCCGGGGCGAGGCCTTCAGCGTCCTGCCGGTGCAGAGCGGACCGGTGGCCGGGATCTTCCCCCATGACCAGGTGCTGTGGCCCGTCTGCTCGGTGCCCGCGCTCCTGGGGGCGGAGCCCCTGCCGGAGCCCTTCATCGTCCTGACGGAGCTGGCCGGCCGGAACGTGGGGCTGACGGCCACGCGGGTGCTCGGCGTCCTGCAACGTTTCGAGCCGGACGACACCGCGGGGAGCTTCCGTGCTCCCGGGTTGAGCGAGCCCGTGGCGTTCCTGGACCTGCAGCGCATGTTTTCTTGA
- a CDS encoding diguanylate cyclase has protein sequence MARILLVDDEKIARTLYGDYLTAVGHAVTAVGTLQEAREALAGDRFDAVVTDLILPGGDGMEVLRHVREHHPGVEVVVITGLEKVDPAVRAIKSGAAEYLVKPVAPEALQHAVRRALTTRDLMQENASLRRHVAMLEAGQRIATTLDREKLAAATASALQSMASASAVVLLERDSAFALRRHGTSGLPTALEEPLIAELIGRLANERGTRELEGLDAPFPRAVSFPALEGDAVLGHAVLFFGGTGAEWAGETASFLVRNWALALRNLGRFAAVEDLAYVDDLTRLFNTRYLHLVVDREVQDALQSQRTFSLLFLDLDHFKSINDTHGHLVGSKVLVEAARVVKGCVRDHDVVARYGGDEYVVVLRNTDSGGALKVAERIRRTMETHNFLAREGLSLKLTTCIGVASFPEHAQDKATLLDLADRAMYRGKRGSRNVVYMAANDLEAPPAERRQAHPAT, from the coding sequence ATGGCCCGCATCCTCCTCGTCGACGATGAAAAGATCGCCCGCACCCTCTACGGCGACTACCTCACCGCCGTTGGGCACGCCGTCACCGCGGTGGGCACGCTCCAGGAAGCCAGGGAAGCGCTCGCGGGCGACCGCTTCGACGCGGTGGTGACGGACCTCATCCTCCCCGGCGGCGACGGCATGGAGGTCCTGCGGCACGTGCGGGAGCATCACCCGGGCGTGGAGGTGGTGGTCATCACCGGCCTGGAGAAGGTGGACCCCGCGGTGCGCGCCATCAAGAGCGGCGCGGCGGAGTACCTCGTCAAGCCGGTGGCCCCGGAGGCCCTGCAACACGCGGTGCGCCGCGCCCTCACCACGCGCGACCTGATGCAGGAGAACGCGTCGCTGCGCCGCCACGTGGCCATGCTGGAGGCGGGGCAGCGCATCGCCACCACCCTGGACCGCGAGAAGCTGGCCGCGGCCACCGCCAGCGCGCTGCAGAGCATGGCCTCCGCCAGCGCCGTGGTGCTGCTGGAGCGCGACTCCGCCTTCGCCCTGCGCCGCCACGGCACCAGCGGCCTGCCCACCGCGCTGGAGGAGCCGCTCATCGCCGAGCTCATCGGACGGCTCGCCAACGAGCGCGGGACGCGGGAGCTGGAGGGCCTGGACGCGCCCTTCCCTCGCGCGGTGTCCTTCCCCGCGCTGGAGGGGGACGCCGTGCTGGGACACGCGGTGCTCTTCTTCGGCGGCACGGGCGCGGAGTGGGCCGGCGAGACGGCCAGCTTCCTGGTGCGCAACTGGGCGCTGGCGCTGCGCAACCTGGGCCGCTTCGCCGCGGTGGAGGACCTGGCGTACGTCGACGACCTCACCCGCCTGTTCAACACCCGCTACCTGCACCTGGTGGTGGACCGCGAGGTCCAGGACGCGCTCCAGTCCCAGCGCACCTTCAGCCTGCTCTTCCTGGACCTGGACCACTTCAAGTCCATCAACGACACGCACGGCCACCTGGTGGGCTCCAAGGTGCTGGTGGAGGCCGCGCGCGTGGTGAAGGGCTGCGTGAGAGACCACGACGTCGTCGCCCGCTACGGCGGAGACGAATACGTGGTGGTGCTGCGCAACACCGACTCCGGCGGCGCGCTCAAGGTGGCCGAGCGCATCCGGCGCACCATGGAGACGCACAACTTCCTGGCGCGCGAGGGCCTGTCGCTCAAGCTCACCACGTGCATCGGCGTGGCCAGCTTCCCCGAGCACGCCCAGGACAAGGCCACGCTGCTGGACCTGGCCGACCGGGCCATGTACCGCGGCAAGCGGGGCTCGCGGAACGTCGTCTACATGGCGGCCAATGACCTGGAGGCCCCACCGGCCGAGCGCCGGCAGGCCCACCCCGCGACGTGA
- a CDS encoding response regulator, with protein MNILVVDDDLELCTMLSRFLEMHGFTVYSASDALQALDVLERNQVSMVITDYVMPHMDGIQFTELLKADPRFQSVPVLLMTGSEDGSVTDRGLRKGVALTLHKPLDMGQLLTLVRFAQ; from the coding sequence GTGAACATCCTTGTCGTCGATGACGATCTCGAACTCTGCACGATGCTCTCTCGCTTCTTGGAGATGCATGGGTTCACGGTCTACTCGGCGTCGGACGCGCTCCAGGCGCTCGACGTGCTGGAGCGCAACCAGGTCAGCATGGTCATCACCGACTACGTGATGCCCCATATGGACGGCATCCAGTTCACGGAGCTGCTCAAGGCGGACCCCCGCTTCCAGAGCGTCCCGGTGCTGCTGATGACGGGCAGCGAGGACGGCTCCGTGACGGACCGCGGCCTGCGCAAGGGCGTGGCGCTGACGCTCCACAAGCCCCTGGACATGGGCCAGCTCCTCACCCTGGTCCGCTTCGCGCAATAG
- a CDS encoding NAD-dependent epimerase/dehydratase family protein encodes MGTVALFGASGVIGHSVAQALRGQGRPYRVVGRSREGLQREFGADPQAELVTWNPDDEASIRAAARGVQTLIYLVGVPYWQFRLHPILMKRTLDAAIAEGVERIVFIASVYPYGRPRTDVVNESHPRMPHTFKGRMRKEQEELLLAADKAGAIQVTILRLPDFYGPGVENSFLHRAFVAASQGKRAQLIGPIDTPHEFVYVPDVGPVVTSLIDHPGAYGRFWNLGGAGVTTQKALVEDIYAQAGVPAKYSVLGPGMVRLIGLFNPFMRELPEMHYLHATPVIMDDSALRALLGDLRKTPYHEGIRQTLAALSPAPVATGHPHPVP; translated from the coding sequence ATGGGGACGGTCGCGTTGTTCGGCGCCTCGGGCGTCATCGGGCACAGCGTGGCGCAGGCGCTGCGAGGGCAGGGGAGGCCGTACCGGGTGGTGGGGCGCTCCCGGGAAGGGCTCCAGCGGGAGTTCGGGGCGGACCCCCAGGCGGAGCTCGTCACCTGGAACCCGGATGACGAAGCCTCCATCCGGGCGGCGGCGCGGGGCGTCCAGACGCTCATCTACCTGGTCGGCGTGCCCTACTGGCAGTTCCGCCTCCACCCCATCCTGATGAAGCGCACGCTCGACGCCGCCATCGCCGAGGGCGTGGAGCGCATCGTGTTCATCGCCAGCGTGTACCCCTACGGCCGGCCGCGCACGGACGTCGTCAACGAGTCCCACCCCCGCATGCCGCACACCTTCAAGGGCCGCATGCGCAAGGAGCAGGAGGAACTGCTGCTCGCGGCGGACAAGGCGGGCGCCATCCAGGTCACCATCCTCCGCCTCCCGGACTTCTACGGCCCGGGCGTGGAGAACAGCTTCCTCCACCGCGCCTTCGTCGCCGCCTCACAGGGCAAGCGCGCGCAGCTCATCGGCCCCATCGACACGCCCCACGAGTTCGTCTACGTGCCCGACGTGGGCCCCGTCGTGACGTCGCTCATAGACCACCCCGGCGCCTACGGCCGCTTCTGGAACCTCGGCGGCGCGGGCGTCACCACCCAGAAGGCCCTGGTGGAAGACATCTACGCCCAGGCCGGCGTCCCCGCGAAGTACTCCGTGCTGGGGCCGGGGATGGTGCGCCTCATCGGCCTCTTCAACCCGTTCATGCGCGAGCTGCCGGAGATGCACTACCTGCACGCCACGCCCGTCATCATGGATGACTCGGCGCTGCGGGCGCTGCTCGGCGACCTCCGGAAGACGCCGTACCACGAGGGCATCCGCCAGACGCTCGCGGCCCTCAGTCCAGCCCCCGTTGCCACAGGTCATCCTCATCCAGTCCCATGA
- a CDS encoding TetR/AcrR family transcriptional regulator, with the protein MGIAERKERQRAELREQILRVARDIVVKEGFPALSMRKLADAVEYAPATLYLHFENREAIAKELCVRGFQDLLALLEPAAQVEDPLERLPQLAKAYVRFGLEHPETYRLIFMEDPKLSTALFGDSPEGAGPRAFGVLVQVFVDLLAAGRLEEGTKPEQLAEVLWAGVHGIVSLRLTCTGFPGTPAEELTQVLVTTLVKGLPGLKAGRAQKKTR; encoded by the coding sequence ATGGGGATTGCGGAGCGGAAGGAGCGACAGCGGGCGGAGCTGCGCGAGCAGATTCTGCGAGTCGCCCGGGACATCGTGGTGAAGGAGGGCTTCCCTGCCCTCTCGATGCGCAAGCTGGCGGACGCGGTGGAGTACGCGCCGGCGACGCTCTACCTCCACTTCGAGAACCGGGAGGCCATCGCGAAGGAGCTGTGCGTGCGCGGCTTCCAGGACCTGCTGGCCCTGCTGGAGCCCGCCGCCCAGGTGGAGGACCCGCTGGAGCGGTTGCCCCAATTGGCGAAGGCCTACGTCCGCTTCGGGTTGGAGCACCCGGAGACGTACCGACTGATCTTCATGGAGGACCCGAAGCTCTCCACCGCGCTGTTCGGGGACAGCCCGGAGGGCGCGGGACCGAGGGCGTTCGGGGTGCTGGTGCAGGTGTTCGTGGACCTCCTGGCGGCTGGGAGGCTGGAGGAAGGCACGAAGCCGGAGCAGCTCGCGGAGGTGCTGTGGGCGGGGGTGCACGGCATCGTGAGCTTGAGGCTCACGTGCACGGGGTTCCCAGGCACGCCCGCGGAGGAGCTGACGCAGGTGCTGGTGACGACGTTGGTCAAGGGCTTGCCGGGGTTGAAGGCGGGACGGGCACAGAAGAAGACGCGGTGA